TTGCAGGAGCGTTAGCCGTCTCAGAGATCATTACTACTGAGTTACCAACAAAAGTTGGGAACATTTCAGAATAATCTACTCCTTCAATCTGCTCCATAGCTTTTTGTAAAAGTGTATTTTTAACAACTTTTACTTTGATATTTTGCTTGAAAGCCTGTCTTCTGAAATCTGAAGCCTGACCAGCATTTAATCCTTCTAGATCTGCTACGTAAATTACTTTTGCATCTTGTAACAAATCCTTAATTTCCTGTATTACTAATACTTTTTCTTCTTTTGTCATTGTCTTTCAGATTTTAGTTAACAGATTTAGTATCAATGGCAATACCAGGACTCATTGTAGAAGAAAGGTAGATAGACTTAACATAAGTACCTTTAGCCGCAGTTGGCTTTAACTTCATAAGAGTTTGGATTAATTCCTGTGCGTTTTCTTTGATTTTAGCAGCATCGAAAGACACTTTACCAATTGCAGCGTGGATAATACCATATTTATCAACTTTGAAGTCAATTTTACCAGCTTTTACTTCAGCAACCGCTTTACCAACTTCCATAGTAACAGTACCAGATTTAGGGTTTGGCATAAGGCCTCTTGGTCCTAATACACGTCCTAATGGACCTAATTTACCCATAACTGCTGGCATCGTAACGATAACGTCAACATCTGTCCAACCATCTTTTATCTTTTGTAAATACTCGTCAAGACCTACGTAGTCTGCACCAGCTTCTTTAGCTTCTGCTTCTTTATCTGGAGTAACAAGCGCAAGAACTTTAACATCCTTACCTGTACCATGAGGAAGAGATACAACTCCTCTTACCATTTGGTTAGCTTTTCTTGGATCAACGCCTAATCTTACAGCGATATCTACAGAAGCATCAAACTTTGCAGTGTTTACTTCTTTTACTAAAGCAGAACCTTCTTCTAAAGAATAAATTTTATTCTTTTCTACTTTTGCTAAAGCTTCTTTTTGCTTTTTTGTTAATGTTGCCATAATTCTTACGCGTTTGTTGGTTTAGTTCCTGTTACTTTCAATCCCATAGATCTTGCAGTACCTGCAACCATACTTAAAGCTGAATCCATAGTAAAGCAGTTAAGGTCTGCCATTTTATCTTCAGCGATTTTTTTAACTTGATCCCAAGATACAGATCCTACTTTGTTTCTGTTTGGTTCTCCAGAACCCTTTTTTACCTTAGATGCTTCCATCAACTGAATAGCTGCTGGAGGTGTTTTGATTACGAATTCGAAAGATTTGTCTTCGTAAACTGTAATCACAACTGGTAAAACTTGTCCTGGCTTGTCCTGCGTTCTTCCGTTAAATTGTTTACAAAACTCCATGATGTTCACCCCTGCAGAACCCAAAGCTGGACCTACTGGTGGAGAAGGGTTAGCAGCGCCACCTTTCACCTGAAGTTTAACCATTTTAAAGACTTTTTTAGCCATTTTAAATTTGTTTTTTTTGTTGAATAATTAATGAATTTGGAAGCATTATTTATTCATACCACCTATCATCTCACATAACAAGATGGTATTTTGGTTTGCAAAATTATAAAATATTTTTGAATCTACAAATAACAACCTATTAAAAATCAATAAGTTTTTACTGTTAATTAAAAAACACCTATTTTACATGGGTTTAATCTCAATCAAATATTTAAGTATTAAAACCAAGCTTATATTAATATGAAATAGAACTTTAGTTTTTATTAAATCGAATACTAAAAACTAAAGCATAAAAAAACCACTCTAAAAAAGTGGTTTAACTATAAAGAGTATTTTCTTATACTTTTTCAACTTGCATGAAGTTAAGTTCCATTGGTGTTTTTCGACCAAATATCATAACTGACACTTCAAGTTTTTTCTTGTCTTCAAGAATTTTTTCTATTGTTCCATTGAAACCATTGAATGGTCCATCAATAACTTTTACGCTTTCTCCAACTACAAAAGGAATTTCAACATCTGTAGCAAATTCTGACAATTCATCCATTTTACCTAGCATTCTGTTAACTTCAGATTTACGCATTGGCACTGGATCACCGCCTTTTGTCAAACTTAAGAACGATATAACCCCTGGGATATTTTTAATAATGTGTGGAACTTCACCGATAAGATTAGCTTCCACCATTAGATATCCAGGATAGTAAGGTCTTTCTTTCGGAACTTTCTTACCGTTTCTTATCTGGATTACTTTTTCCATAGGGATAACTACTTGCGTCACATAAGACTCCATATTAAGGCGTCTCATTTCGTTTTCAATGTAGTTTTTAACTTTGTTTTCCTGCCCACTGATCGCCTTTAGCACGTACCATTTCAACTCACTCATTGCAGAAAATTTAGTTAAACATATTAATTAAAGAAGACACAAAATTCTTAATTGTAACACTAAACAAAGAGTCAACACCGAATGTAAACAAAGATAAAATAACTGTTGCAATAGCAACAACAATCGTAGAAGATTGCAAGTCTGGCCACTTTGGCCATTCAACTTTATCTTTAAATTCTGTGTAAGAACCTTTTAAAAAACTGATTAGTGAACTCATAAAATTTTCTTATTAGCACGGGCACAAGGATTCGAACCCTGATCAACGGTTTTGGAGACCGGTATCCTACCATTGGACGATGCCCGTAGATTAAAAAGTTCCGTAAGCTTCCTTACGGAACTTTTATATATTTTTCGATATTAGTCGATAATTTCAGTTACCTGCCCAGCACCTACTGTTCTACCACCTTCTCTAATCGCAAATCTAAGACCTACGTTAAGAGCGATTGGTTGTAACAATTCTACTGTAATTGTCAAGTTATCACCTGGCATTACCATTTCTACACCTTCTGGCAAGAAGATCTCACCTGTAACGTCTGTTGTTCTTACGTAGAACTGAGGACGGTATTTATTATGGAATGGCGTGTGACGACCACCTTCTTCTTTAGAAAGGATATAAACCTCTGCTTTGAATTTTTTGTGTGGTGTTACTGAATCTTTCTTAGCGATTACCATACCTCTCTTGATGTCAGTTTTTTCAATACCTCTCAACAATAAACCTACGTTATCACCAGCTTCACCTCTGTCTAGGATTTTTCTGAACATCTCAACCCCTGTAATTGTAGAAGTTAATTTTTCGTCACCCATACCTACGATATCAACTGGATCACCAGTGTTGATAACACCTGATTCAATTCTACCTGTAGCTACAGTACCACGACCTGTAATTGAGAACACATCTTCGATTGGCATCAAGAATGGTTTATCTTGATCTCTTACTGGTTGCTCGATCCAAGTATCAACAGCAGCCATTAATTCTTCAACAGTTGCAACCCATTTTGGTTCACCGTTAAGTGCACCTAGAGCAGAACCTTGGATAACTGGAGAGTTATCACCATCATATTCGTAAGAAGACAATAAGTCTCTTAATTCTAATTCAACAAGCTCTAAAAGCTCAGCATCGTCAACCATGTCAACTTTGTTCATGAATACAACGATTCTAGGAACGTTTACCTGACGACAAAGTAGGATATGCTCTCTTGTTTGAGGCATAGGACCATCTGTTGCAGCACACACCAAGATAGCACCATCCATTTGAGCAGCACCAGTTACCATGTTCTTAACATAATCGGCGTGACCTGGACAGTCTACGTGAGCGTAGTGACGGTTTTCAGTTTCGTATTCGATGTGTGAAGTATTAATAGTAATACCTCTTTCTTTTTCTTCTGGTGCAGAGTCAATCGCAGAGAAATCTCTTTTCTCAGCAAGACCTTTATCAGATAATACTTTACTGATCGCAGCAGTTAAAGTAGTTTTACCATGGTCAACGTGACCAATAGTACCAATGTTCAAGTGTGGTTTGTTACGATTAAACGTTTCCTTTGCCATGACTTTAATATTTAATTATTTACAATTCAATTTTTAGGTGTGCAAATATAGCAATTTTTTCAATACCAAAATATTTTTTGATATTTTTTTAAAAAAATCCCTCAATATTTTTTCCTATTCATTTTTCAGATGCAAATTTACAAAAAAATTCCATTTTCAAAAACTTATTATTAATTACTTCAAAATTAATTAAAAGACGTTGTTTTTAGACTTTTATAAAACAACCAAAATATAATTGGAAATACCAATAATGTTAAAAGTGTTGCGGTAATTAATCCTCCTATAATTACTATAGCCAAGGGTTTCTGAGATTCTGAACCAATACCTGTGGAAAGTGCTGCTGGCATTAATCCTATGGAAGCCATCAAGGCTGTCATAATTACAGGTCGGGTTCTCACTTTAACTCCTTCATAAATAGAATTGTCTAAAGGCAAGCCTTTTTTAATGTTTTGATGAAATTCTGTGATAAGGATTACGCCATTCTGAATACAAATCCCCATTAAGGCGATTACCCCTACTCCTGCAGAAATACCAAAATTCGTTCTTGTGACATGCAAGGCTATGATTGCGCCGATAAGTGCAAACGGAACATTTGCAAGAACTAGCAGAGCGTCTTTCATATTACCAAAAAGGATGAATAGTAAAAAGAAAATCATTAAAACACTGATGGGAACAACCTGTGCTAAACGATGAGTGGCTCTTTCTTGATTTTCGAACTGCCCTGTCCAGCCCACGGAATATCCATCTGGCATTTTCATTTTTGCGACTTGTTTTTGAGCATCGGCAATTGTACTTCCTAAATCTCGATCTCTAACGGAAAACTTAATACCTATATATCGTTTTATATCGTCTCTGTAAATAAAGGCAGCACCATTATCTTTTACAATATTCGAAATTTCTTTAAGCGGAATTTTCGTTCCGTCTTCTGTAGGAACCATTAAAGCGGCAATATCGTTTTCGTCTTTTCTATACTCGTGAGCATATCTTAAACGAATAGGGAATTTTCTTTCACCGTCATACATTTCTGAAGCCGTTTTTCCTCCGAAAGCCATTTCTAAAACAGCTTGTGCATCTAGGGGCATTACGCCGTAAGCTGCCATTTTATCTCGATCCAAAACTACGCTTACTTCTGGTTGACCAATATTTTTAATAATTCCGGCATCTTTTACTCCTTCTACATTTTTAATATTGGTTATTACTTTTTCTGCCAACTCATCTAGCGTTTGTAGATTATCTCCGTAGATTTTTATTCCGTTTTCTGCTTTAAAACCTGCCACAGCTTCGGCAACGTTATCGGAAATAGGTTGAGAATAATTGAACGTTATCCCCTGATAGTTTCTTAGTTTTTTGTCTATTTCCTCGATGAGTTCATCATAAGTTATCTTCCTTTTCCATTCATCGTGAGGTTGTAAAGCAACAGCAAATTGCACGAAACCAAAACCGTTGGGATCTGTACCATCATTACTTCTACCCGTTTGGGCAAGAACTCCCGTAACTTCGGGGAAACTCATAATTTCCTTTTTAAGTTCATCAGCCGTTTTCAAAGATTCTTTTAAAGAAGTGCTCATCGGCATTTCGGCGGTTACCCAAAGTGAACCTTCATTAAGCTGTGGTAAAAATTCTGTCCCCAAAAATTTACCCGAAAACAAGCTTAGACCTAAAGTGGAAATCGCTATAATTAAACTCGTTCTTTTATTCTTGAAGGCACTATTGAAACCTTTTAAAACAACTCTGTCCCAAAAATTCACAAAAACGTTATGTTTTTCTTTTACATTTTTATTCAATAACAAATGTGCGAGAACAGGAACTAAAGTAAGTGTGAAAATAAGAGCACCCAACAATGCAAAGCCCAATGTAAACGCTAATGGCGAAAACATTTTACCTTCAACCTTTTGAAAAGAGAAGATGGGAATCAGGGAAGTAATGATAATAAGTTTTGAAAAGAAAATTGATTTTCCTAATCCTGTACTGGTTTGCTTAATCCAACCGCCTTTGGCCATTTTGTTGAAGTGTTCCATACCATATTTTTTGGCTTTATGATCCAGCATCACAAAAATACCTTCTACCATAACCACGGCACCATCGATGATAATTCCGAAATCTACAGCGCCCAAAGATAGCAAGTTAGCACTCATCCCCGTAAGCTTCAAACACAAAAATGCAAAAAGAAGTGATAGAGGAATAACGATGGACACCGTAACTGTAGTACGCCAATCTGCCATAAAAATAAGAACGATAAGGGTTACAAGAACGATACCTTCTATTAGATTATGCATCACTGTATGTGTTGTGAAATCCATTAAGGTATCTCTGTCATAGAAAGTCACCATCTTAACACCTTTTGGAAGTATTTTTTCGTTTAGTTCTCTAATTTTTGCTTTTACACCTACAAGAACTTCTCTGGGATTTTCTCCTTTTCTCATCACGACAATACCTTCCACAACATCGGATTGATTATTTAATGAAGCCTGGCCTACTCTAGGCATTGCGCTTTCTATAACATCTGCAACATTTTTTACAAGAATAGGGTTTCCGTTATCATTTTCTATGGTAATATTACCGATGTCGCTTATCGATTTTAATAAACCAATTCCGCGAACAACATAGGCTTGTCCGTTTTTTTCGATAACATCTCCACCAACATTGAGGTTACTTTTTGTAACCGCATCATACACTTGTAGTGGCGTAAGGTTATATTTATCTAATCTTCGCGGGTCTATACTCAACTCGAAAATACGATCTTGTCCACCAAAAACATTAATATCTGCCACACCAGGAACGCCACGCAAAGCTCGATCAACTATCCAATTCTGAATCGTTAATAGCTCTCTAGAATCTTTAGTTTTACTTTCTAAAGTATATCTAAAAATCTCGCCTGTTGGACCATAAGGTGGTTGAACTTCTGGTTCTGCACCATCAGGTAAATTGACAGTTCGAAGTTGGTTATTGACTTGATTTCTTGCGAAAGTATCTTCTACACCATCATCGAACAATATTTTCACGATTGAAAGTCCGAACATTGTGGTGCTTCGAACACTTGTTTTCTTCTGAACGGGACTCATCGCAAGTTCTATGGGTGTTGTTACAAAACGTTCAACTTCCTCTGCACTTCTGCCATTCCATTGGGTGATAATGACAATTTGAGTATTGGTAACATCTGGAAATGCCTCAATGGGCATGTTTTTAAAACTTATGAATCCTGCAACAGCTAACAAACCCACCCAAATAAAGGTGAAGACTTTATTCTTGAGCGAAAATGCAATAATATTTTTAATAAACTTATTCATGTCTTATTACTCAAAAAATTAACTGGTTAAAGATTTATAAATTAATAATTGATTGGTGGTAATGACTTTTTCACCTTCTTGAAGGCCTTCGGAAACATAAACAACCTCTCCAACTTGCTTTAAAACTTTAATTTCTCGAACGTTTACATCTGTTCGTGATTTAAAAACCACTACAAAATTTCTGTTGTCATCGAAAATTACCGCATTGGAAGGCACCGTAAGAGATTGATTGTTTTCTTGTCTTTTAACTTTTATGGTAGCTTTACTATCGGGAACGAGAAGTCCATTTGAGTTATCCAAAACTAGCCTCGCCTGCATGGCATTGGTGTGCGGATCTATGATTTTGAAAATTTTATCTATTTTTCCGTAAAAAACCTTGTCGGGGTAAGTTAAGGTTGTAACTTCAGCTTCCATACCTAAACTTATTTTATCGATATCGGCTTCATTAACATTTAAAATTGCCCAAACGTTTTTAGTATTAGCAACATCGAAAATATTATCGGAGCGATCACTTCTTAGTTGCATATCTTTGTTGATATTTTTTTGAACTATATATCCGTTAATTGGAGCGAGAACACTGTACACATTTCCTTTTTTAACATTGTAAACAGTACTTACTGCTAATGCTCTCTGCAATTGATCTTCTGCTTTTGTAACTTGACTTTGCGCTTCGATGACGTCTTTTTCGGTATTTAATTTTCCTGCATACATTTCTTTTGCCACGCGAAGGTTATTTCTGGCTACCGCTAGATCTGTTTTGGCGTTACTCACCTCCTGTTGAACTCCCGCCAACTCCGTACTTCTAATAGTTGCCAAGACCTGGCCTTTATGCACATAATCGCCGAGTTCTACATTTACGCTCAATACATTTCCGCCCACCAAAGGGTAAACATCGATATAAGAATTTTTATCGGCGCTAATTTTTCCATAAAAACTAAACTCATCCTCAACATATTTTTTCTCAACATCAGCAAAAGTCATTGTTTGAAGCATAGTATTGCTAAGTTCAAAACCTTTTGATTTGGTTTTATCGGGTTTGGCTTCTTCTTTTTGGGAACAAGAAAATATAGTTAAAAGTGCAAAGATTATATAAAAGTAATTTGATTTCATTTTTTAGTAGAATATTTGAGTTTGTACCAGTTGGTTGAGCTGTTCTTTGGAAATGATGATCTGCTTCTTCATTTCATAAACTTGGAGAATAGTTTTTCGGTAACTGTCCATAAAATCTGTAAAATCGATTAGGCTAACATTTCCATTTCTGAAATTTTTCAGCATACCGTTATACACGATGTTTAAATCATCCAAATCCTGAATACTCAACTGAAAATACTGTTGGTAGTTATTCTTCCAGGTTTGGTAAGCAGATTCTACTTGATTTTCAATAGATAATTTTTGCAATTCTGCATTTTTTTGATGTTGCTCTATGGCAAATTTTGCTTTTTCTACATTCCCTTTATTGCTTTTCCACAACGGAATTGGCATCCCAACCACCATATCAACTTCATTTTTGAAAGTTCCTCCGTTTTGACTGTACGCCATACCGAGGTTAATATCAGGTGTGTTCAATGATTTTTGCCATTGTGCGTATAACCTTCCGTTGTCTATCAATTTTAGATTATAAAGGTAGTCGACATTGTACTCAAGTGCTTTTCTTTTTAGATCTTCAATATCGCCGATGGGTTCTACTAGTAAGGAATTTTGCGCTTCGGTTTCCGAAATTTCGGGATCTATATTTTCTGTGATGCCCGTTAAAAGTTTTAAATTTTGTTGATATTCTAAAATGGAATTGTT
This genomic stretch from Chryseobacterium sp. POL2 harbors:
- the tuf gene encoding elongation factor Tu, coding for MAKETFNRNKPHLNIGTIGHVDHGKTTLTAAISKVLSDKGLAEKRDFSAIDSAPEEKERGITINTSHIEYETENRHYAHVDCPGHADYVKNMVTGAAQMDGAILVCAATDGPMPQTREHILLCRQVNVPRIVVFMNKVDMVDDAELLELVELELRDLLSSYEYDGDNSPVIQGSALGALNGEPKWVATVEELMAAVDTWIEQPVRDQDKPFLMPIEDVFSITGRGTVATGRIESGVINTGDPVDIVGMGDEKLTSTITGVEMFRKILDRGEAGDNVGLLLRGIEKTDIKRGMVIAKKDSVTPHKKFKAEVYILSKEEGGRHTPFHNKYRPQFYVRTTDVTGEIFLPEGVEMVMPGDNLTITVELLQPIALNVGLRFAIREGGRTVGAGQVTEIID
- the nusG gene encoding transcription termination/antitermination protein NusG, which encodes MSELKWYVLKAISGQENKVKNYIENEMRRLNMESYVTQVVIPMEKVIQIRNGKKVPKERPYYPGYLMVEANLIGEVPHIIKNIPGVISFLSLTKGGDPVPMRKSEVNRMLGKMDELSEFATDVEIPFVVGESVKVIDGPFNGFNGTIEKILEDKKKLEVSVMIFGRKTPMELNFMQVEKV
- a CDS encoding efflux RND transporter periplasmic adaptor subunit; translation: MKSNYFYIIFALLTIFSCSQKEEAKPDKTKSKGFELSNTMLQTMTFADVEKKYVEDEFSFYGKISADKNSYIDVYPLVGGNVLSVNVELGDYVHKGQVLATIRSTELAGVQQEVSNAKTDLAVARNNLRVAKEMYAGKLNTEKDVIEAQSQVTKAEDQLQRALAVSTVYNVKKGNVYSVLAPINGYIVQKNINKDMQLRSDRSDNIFDVANTKNVWAILNVNEADIDKISLGMEAEVTTLTYPDKVFYGKIDKIFKIIDPHTNAMQARLVLDNSNGLLVPDSKATIKVKRQENNQSLTVPSNAVIFDDNRNFVVVFKSRTDVNVREIKVLKQVGEVVYVSEGLQEGEKVITTNQLLIYKSLTS
- the rplK gene encoding 50S ribosomal protein L11, giving the protein MAKKVFKMVKLQVKGGAANPSPPVGPALGSAGVNIMEFCKQFNGRTQDKPGQVLPVVITVYEDKSFEFVIKTPPAAIQLMEASKVKKGSGEPNRNKVGSVSWDQVKKIAEDKMADLNCFTMDSALSMVAGTARSMGLKVTGTKPTNA
- the secE gene encoding preprotein translocase subunit SecE; this encodes MSSLISFLKGSYTEFKDKVEWPKWPDLQSSTIVVAIATVILSLFTFGVDSLFSVTIKNFVSSLINMFN
- a CDS encoding TolC family protein, which translates into the protein MKRVKYLLFVVSTTLLAQQNMTIRDCEASFEKNNLQLLAQQYNISMSDADIIQAKIWELPQASVQFNTINPEDKKIFDVGRSKEAQISQLIYLGGKKKNEIAFAKSNKELAQLQFTQLLVDLRTQLRTNFYNLYFEKLKLDNITRHLGYMNDLLSAYKIQTKKGNISLKDEVRLQTEVIQLRSDKVSSNNSILEYQQNLKLLTGITENIDPEISETEAQNSLLVEPIGDIEDLKRKALEYNVDYLYNLKLIDNGRLYAQWQKSLNTPDINLGMAYSQNGGTFKNEVDMVVGMPIPLWKSNKGNVEKAKFAIEQHQKNAELQKLSIENQVESAYQTWKNNYQQYFQLSIQDLDDLNIVYNGMLKNFRNGNVSLIDFTDFMDSYRKTILQVYEMKKQIIISKEQLNQLVQTQIFY
- the rplA gene encoding 50S ribosomal protein L1 gives rise to the protein MATLTKKQKEALAKVEKNKIYSLEEGSALVKEVNTAKFDASVDIAVRLGVDPRKANQMVRGVVSLPHGTGKDVKVLALVTPDKEAEAKEAGADYVGLDEYLQKIKDGWTDVDVIVTMPAVMGKLGPLGRVLGPRGLMPNPKSGTVTMEVGKAVAEVKAGKIDFKVDKYGIIHAAIGKVSFDAAKIKENAQELIQTLMKLKPTAAKGTYVKSIYLSSTMSPGIAIDTKSVN
- a CDS encoding efflux RND transporter permease subunit: MNKFIKNIIAFSLKNKVFTFIWVGLLAVAGFISFKNMPIEAFPDVTNTQIVIITQWNGRSAEEVERFVTTPIELAMSPVQKKTSVRSTTMFGLSIVKILFDDGVEDTFARNQVNNQLRTVNLPDGAEPEVQPPYGPTGEIFRYTLESKTKDSRELLTIQNWIVDRALRGVPGVADINVFGGQDRIFELSIDPRRLDKYNLTPLQVYDAVTKSNLNVGGDVIEKNGQAYVVRGIGLLKSISDIGNITIENDNGNPILVKNVADVIESAMPRVGQASLNNQSDVVEGIVVMRKGENPREVLVGVKAKIRELNEKILPKGVKMVTFYDRDTLMDFTTHTVMHNLIEGIVLVTLIVLIFMADWRTTVTVSIVIPLSLLFAFLCLKLTGMSANLLSLGAVDFGIIIDGAVVMVEGIFVMLDHKAKKYGMEHFNKMAKGGWIKQTSTGLGKSIFFSKLIIITSLIPIFSFQKVEGKMFSPLAFTLGFALLGALIFTLTLVPVLAHLLLNKNVKEKHNVFVNFWDRVVLKGFNSAFKNKRTSLIIAISTLGLSLFSGKFLGTEFLPQLNEGSLWVTAEMPMSTSLKESLKTADELKKEIMSFPEVTGVLAQTGRSNDGTDPNGFGFVQFAVALQPHDEWKRKITYDELIEEIDKKLRNYQGITFNYSQPISDNVAEAVAGFKAENGIKIYGDNLQTLDELAEKVITNIKNVEGVKDAGIIKNIGQPEVSVVLDRDKMAAYGVMPLDAQAVLEMAFGGKTASEMYDGERKFPIRLRYAHEYRKDENDIAALMVPTEDGTKIPLKEISNIVKDNGAAFIYRDDIKRYIGIKFSVRDRDLGSTIADAQKQVAKMKMPDGYSVGWTGQFENQERATHRLAQVVPISVLMIFFLLFILFGNMKDALLVLANVPFALIGAIIALHVTRTNFGISAGVGVIALMGICIQNGVILITEFHQNIKKGLPLDNSIYEGVKVRTRPVIMTALMASIGLMPAALSTGIGSESQKPLAIVIIGGLITATLLTLLVFPIIFWLFYKSLKTTSFN